In Mercurialis annua linkage group LG6, ddMerAnnu1.2, whole genome shotgun sequence, the following are encoded in one genomic region:
- the LOC126688130 gene encoding chaperone protein dnaJ 16 isoform X2, producing MPARRSKSEKEDDGRQLRRDPYEVLGVSKNSTEQEIKTAYRKMALKYHPDKNANDPEAADMFKEVTFSYNILSDPDKRCQYDSAGFEAVESESQELELDLSSLGTVNTMFAALFSKLGVPIKTTVSATVLEEALNGIVSVRPLLVGQHISRKVEKQCAHFYSVTITEEEARAGFVCRVQSSDKSKFKLLYFDQEENGGLNLALQEESLKTGKVTSAGMYFLCFPVYRLDQTVNSSAAAKDADAAFFKKLDEFQPCEINELKAGTHIFAVYGDNFFKSASYSIEALCAAPFIEEKENLRAVEAQIIAKRVEVSKFESEYREVLAQFTEMTSRYAQEMQEIDDLLKQRNEIHASYTVAPPMKRSTSRSRSKGPLRETKEDGQKKDKKPSIRDRTKKKKWFNIHLKVDKRKPC from the exons ATGCCGGCACGGCGGTCGAAGTCGGAGAAAGAAGATGACGGGAGGCAGCTCCGGCGTGACCCGTATGAGGTGCTTGGGGTGTCCAAGAACTCGACTGAGCAGGAAATCAAGACTGCCTATCGTAAAATGGCTCttaa ATACCATCCTGACAAGAATGCAAATGATCCTGAAGCAGCTGATATGTTTAAAGAAGTTACTTTTTCTTATAACATTTTGTCTGATCCAGACAAACGCTGTCAGTATGACTCAGCTGGTTTTGAG GCAGTTGAATCAGAAAGTCAAGAATTGGAATTAGATCTGTCAAGCTTGGGCACAGTGAACACTATGTTTGCAGCACTTTTTAG TAAACTCGGTGTGCCAATTAAGACCACTGTATCAGCAACTGTCTTAGAGGAGGCACTTAATGGTATTGTCTCTGTTCGTCCGCTTTTGGTTGGGCAACACATTTCTCGGAAG GTTGAGAAGCAATGTGCTCACTTCTATTCTGTCACAATAACGGAGGAGGAAGCAAGAGCTGGATTTGTCTGTCGAGTGCAATCGTCTGACAAAAGCAAGTTCAAG CTGTTATATTTTGATCAGGAAGAGAATGGTGGACTAAACCTTGCTCTACAG GAGGAGAGTTTGAAAACAGGAAAAGTGACATCTGCTGGAATGTATTTCCTTTGTTTTCCTGTTTACCGGTTGGATCAGACAGTCAATTCG AGTGCAGCTGCAAAGGATGCAGATGCTGCCTTCTTCAAGAAACTGGATGAATTTCAGCCTTGTGAAATAAATGAACTGAAGGCTGGCACCCATATTTTTGCTGTTTATG GTGATAATTTTTTCAAGAGTGCAAGTTACTCGATAGAAGCTCTTTGTGCTGCGCCCTTTATTGAAGAAAAAGAGAATCTTAGAGCTGTTGAAGCTCAAATTATTGCAAAAAGGGTTGAAGTGTCCAAGTTTGAATCTGAATATAGAGAG GTATTGGCACAATTTACAGAGATGACCAGTAGATATGCACAAGAAATGCAAGAA ATAGATGATCTTCTTAAACAAAGGAACGAAATTCATGCCTCGTACACAGTTGCTCCGCCAATGAAGCGGAGTACAAGTAGGAGCAGAAGTAAGGGTCCCCTTAGGGAGACCAAAGAAGATGGACAGAAAAAAGATAAGAAACCTTCAATTAGGGACAGaactaaaaaaaagaaatggtTCAATATCCATTTAAAAGTTGACAAGAGAAAGCCTTGCTAA
- the LOC126688130 gene encoding chaperone protein dnaJ 16 isoform X1 — MPARRSKSEKEDDGRQLRRDPYEVLGVSKNSTEQEIKTAYRKMALKYHPDKNANDPEAADMFKEVTFSYNILSDPDKRCQYDSAGFEAVESESQELELDLSSLGTVNTMFAALFSKLGVPIKTTVSATVLEEALNGIVSVRPLLVGQHISRKQVEKQCAHFYSVTITEEEARAGFVCRVQSSDKSKFKLLYFDQEENGGLNLALQEESLKTGKVTSAGMYFLCFPVYRLDQTVNSSAAAKDADAAFFKKLDEFQPCEINELKAGTHIFAVYGDNFFKSASYSIEALCAAPFIEEKENLRAVEAQIIAKRVEVSKFESEYREVLAQFTEMTSRYAQEMQEIDDLLKQRNEIHASYTVAPPMKRSTSRSRSKGPLRETKEDGQKKDKKPSIRDRTKKKKWFNIHLKVDKRKPC; from the exons ATGCCGGCACGGCGGTCGAAGTCGGAGAAAGAAGATGACGGGAGGCAGCTCCGGCGTGACCCGTATGAGGTGCTTGGGGTGTCCAAGAACTCGACTGAGCAGGAAATCAAGACTGCCTATCGTAAAATGGCTCttaa ATACCATCCTGACAAGAATGCAAATGATCCTGAAGCAGCTGATATGTTTAAAGAAGTTACTTTTTCTTATAACATTTTGTCTGATCCAGACAAACGCTGTCAGTATGACTCAGCTGGTTTTGAG GCAGTTGAATCAGAAAGTCAAGAATTGGAATTAGATCTGTCAAGCTTGGGCACAGTGAACACTATGTTTGCAGCACTTTTTAG TAAACTCGGTGTGCCAATTAAGACCACTGTATCAGCAACTGTCTTAGAGGAGGCACTTAATGGTATTGTCTCTGTTCGTCCGCTTTTGGTTGGGCAACACATTTCTCGGAAG CAGGTTGAGAAGCAATGTGCTCACTTCTATTCTGTCACAATAACGGAGGAGGAAGCAAGAGCTGGATTTGTCTGTCGAGTGCAATCGTCTGACAAAAGCAAGTTCAAG CTGTTATATTTTGATCAGGAAGAGAATGGTGGACTAAACCTTGCTCTACAG GAGGAGAGTTTGAAAACAGGAAAAGTGACATCTGCTGGAATGTATTTCCTTTGTTTTCCTGTTTACCGGTTGGATCAGACAGTCAATTCG AGTGCAGCTGCAAAGGATGCAGATGCTGCCTTCTTCAAGAAACTGGATGAATTTCAGCCTTGTGAAATAAATGAACTGAAGGCTGGCACCCATATTTTTGCTGTTTATG GTGATAATTTTTTCAAGAGTGCAAGTTACTCGATAGAAGCTCTTTGTGCTGCGCCCTTTATTGAAGAAAAAGAGAATCTTAGAGCTGTTGAAGCTCAAATTATTGCAAAAAGGGTTGAAGTGTCCAAGTTTGAATCTGAATATAGAGAG GTATTGGCACAATTTACAGAGATGACCAGTAGATATGCACAAGAAATGCAAGAA ATAGATGATCTTCTTAAACAAAGGAACGAAATTCATGCCTCGTACACAGTTGCTCCGCCAATGAAGCGGAGTACAAGTAGGAGCAGAAGTAAGGGTCCCCTTAGGGAGACCAAAGAAGATGGACAGAAAAAAGATAAGAAACCTTCAATTAGGGACAGaactaaaaaaaagaaatggtTCAATATCCATTTAAAAGTTGACAAGAGAAAGCCTTGCTAA